Proteins co-encoded in one Chitinophagales bacterium genomic window:
- a CDS encoding PLAT/LH2 domain-containing protein, producing the protein MKRLTILFVCFLALQFASFNHLFAQPRRTTVDHRKSTTLPTFKATRAIKTAPVATTPTPSNSGVSYKTSSGTSDFLPSRPANFEDVAVWRLQVKITTDGRDDADTDDTAYIQIGNSTQNRFYLDKGGDDRERNHTDVYDLVNVGVNKIGDIRFLKIAKIGTDGWCIKNIDIMVNNVATPLYRKSFGSCQWIDGNDGHPSSITISSSELRQYGGWKYTSQNQGSIWLPPLGILPRDMFENIVESLFGHLRHVQSNLKGIYWGHYYGNGWVEAAYKAGDNPTLHFDLDLAKDVNNFFDPEIDVDFDLVFICANGKISLELQNPVVEAFYWGSISIFTTNLDDYNLGNFNTPFCPSIKVNGDGSVRVGL; encoded by the coding sequence ATGAAACGATTAACTATTCTTTTTGTATGTTTTTTGGCTCTTCAATTTGCTAGTTTCAATCACTTATTTGCTCAGCCAAGAAGAACTACCGTTGATCACCGAAAGTCAACGACTTTACCTACCTTTAAAGCGACTAGAGCGATTAAAACTGCTCCTGTTGCTACTACACCGACTCCAAGTAATTCAGGTGTTAGCTACAAAACAAGCAGTGGGACATCCGATTTTTTACCTTCTCGACCAGCTAATTTTGAAGATGTGGCAGTTTGGCGATTGCAGGTGAAAATCACAACAGATGGACGGGACGATGCTGATACGGACGATACTGCATATATTCAGATTGGAAACAGCACCCAAAATCGTTTTTACCTCGACAAAGGAGGAGATGATAGGGAGCGAAATCATACAGATGTGTATGACCTTGTGAATGTGGGAGTCAACAAAATTGGCGACATTCGCTTTTTGAAGATAGCCAAAATAGGTACGGATGGTTGGTGCATCAAAAATATAGATATCATGGTAAACAATGTTGCGACACCTTTGTACAGAAAATCTTTTGGTTCTTGCCAATGGATTGATGGAAACGATGGGCATCCTTCCTCTATTACTATATCCAGCAGTGAGTTGCGTCAATATGGGGGTTGGAAATATACGAGCCAAAATCAGGGAAGCATCTGGTTGCCACCTTTGGGAATTTTACCTCGTGATATGTTTGAAAATATTGTGGAGAGTTTGTTTGGGCATCTTCGACATGTACAAAGTAACTTGAAAGGTATTTATTGGGGACACTATTATGGTAATGGATGGGTAGAAGCTGCGTATAAAGCGGGCGATAATCCTACGCTTCACTTCGATTTGGACTTGGCAAAGGATGTAAACAATTTCTTTGACCCTGAGATAGATGTGGATTTTGATTTGGTGTTTATTTGTGCAAATGGCAAAATTAGCTTGGAGCTTCAAAACCCAGTTGTAGAGGCATTTTATTGGGGCAGCATTAGCATTTTTACGACCAATTTAGATGACTACAATTTGGGTAACTTCAATACGCCTTTTTGTCCAAGTATCAAAGTAAATGGGGATGGAAGTGTGAGAGTGGGATTGTAA